The DNA segment tataatttatatattatatatatatatatattatatatatatatgtatatatatattatatatatatattatatatataaattatatatataaattatatatatataatatatttatatgacatatatgtatatatatatatatcatataatatatatatatatatatacatatatatatattatgatatatatatatatcatatatgtatatatatatatatcatatatgtatatatatatgtgtatatatatatatatatatatatatatatatatatatatatatatatatatatatatatatatatatatatatatatatatatatatatatatatatcactttacaTGAATCACAGGGAAAAATGCAAAAACTATGGAACATGCAATGGATCTATTACTCAGCTACAACGTAATTGAGGTTGGTCTCATATTATGTGAAATTTTATAAGCTTCcggaaaataatatatttttttcattacatctAATTGTAACGTCACGATTGCCAATTTCCTAAgataaggtaaaaaagaaaaaagaaaaaagaaaatagaaaaagaagaaaaaaaaaaaaaaaaaaaaaaaaaaaaaagaaagaaagaaagaaagaagaagaaaaaaaaaagtgatatcaaagtGGCTGCTACCACCTTAAAAATTGCAGGAGGCCTCAAAAATTTTAGAAGAGATTCAGAGGCCCAGAAACTCCTTGGGAATTCATTAAACTCACAATCAGTAAATCAGCCAATttttgtaaaacacacacacacacacacacacacaaattgtccCCATAAATATTAGAAGTACTTGGATTTCAGTATAGAAAGGGTTAATTAACCTATTGAATCCAGGTGATATGACCATTATGTCTTGAAAAACATTGGTTGAGGGCTGGGTGAAAGGAACATGCCATCACAGAAAATTTTGGCTGAGGGCTGGGCTGATGAGAATGATTCATCTTAAGAGTACAAAACTCTTGGAAGAAGATTAGAACCATTGAGCATTTAGAAGGAGgttcttgcattatttccacaaGTAAATAGGGTAAGAAAGTACCATCTGTGAGCCATGGTTGAAAGAGTGCTGGCTTATGGGAAACATCATTTCTATGTTCAGGAACCTGCGCACCCAGACCGATGGTACAGTGTTAAAGAAATtagtaatacaaaaataatttaaaaattacaTAAACAATGAAGTGTTACTTATTGTCACAGAGCTGTAGACTACTTAATATGATATGGAGTCTATGTAAAGTCTAATAACCTGTTGATAGAGCATATCAAATGACGATTACAGATTATGGAAAATggcaaacaagcaaaaaaggCTCCTGCAGAAAATGAGATGATAACATTGCATGGGGGAAGCAAAGAGTCTTTATACCACCCCATACCACTAGTGTTGGTTGGGGTGGGCCTACAAGCCATACACCTGGGAACTAACAGTTTAGTGAAGCTAGCTAATCCTTGGCAATTTAAGGTGTAATATGAATGTCACTCTTTCTAAAATCTTATAATTACACATGTATTTTATATTCATCTCTAAATTATTACTAATTTCAACTTCATGAATAATTTTTGGTGATGGGATGCTccaatatttgtatgtttgtgtataaataaataaataaatatatatatatatatatatatatatatatatatatatatatatatatatatatatatatatatatatatatatatatgtatatttttttaactttcaCTAAGAATTCAGCAAACAGTTTGGTAAATGTATGGTACATCAATAAATGTGCCCTCCAGGTTTTcaaataaatgatatattaaCAATTAGATTTTACAAAAATAAAACTTACAaattgtaattaaaaaaaaaatcctttcataGTTAATTAACAAGTTCATATTCCTATGATGTAAAaattagaaagtattttttcccCACaagatattaaaagaagaaaaagatcacagaatgggagaaaaggaaaaaagaaaatgtaaaagaaaacaaaaaggaaaaaaagaaaagaaaaagaaaaaagaaagaaagaaagaaagaaagaaagaagaagaagaaaaaaaagaaaaaaagtgtactTACCTCAAGTAGAGAGGCCGCATGAATTTACTATTGCATGTTGGACATTCATAAAACCTCTTGGCATCACTCCCCGATGCAAAGTCTTCCTCATAATTTCCTTGCGTTTGTGAAGTGTGAGTCATATACCTTGACTGTTTTTTCAAAGTTCCATCTGAAAGATTAATTTGTACATGTTTTCTCACTGGTTCATTCTGGCCAACAGGTACAGTCAGGCCTTTTGTATACTTAGTTGTTCCTTCAGGTATTATCACACGGAAGACACCACTTTGGGCCGCTGCCTCAACCTCTTCCTGGCTGGGAATCACCTGCTGTGCCATCTGATTGGCACCTGCACGGATGATGATGTGCTTTTTGTTTCCCACAGTGACAACCTGGGGCTGGCTCACAGCAACTGGGTTGCCACCCACTTGTATGAGGAAATGTCCAGCATTAGATTTCACTGGTGACCCTTGATTAGTTTGTATCACTATTTTCGTTGGGGTTGTTGCTGGTGGAATACTATTTGAAATATCTGTCATGCTAGTTGTATCACTTCCTGTTATCATATTTGCTTGCTGTAAGGGCTGTTGGATAGTGTGCATGGGATCAGTGGTGATTGTGCTGGTTGTTACAATGATATTGTCATGAGGGTGAGTAGCACTGGCTGAGGAGTGAAAGGTCTCATTCACCAGGTTCCTCAGGAGAATTTCTCCTTCTTGGTTATCTTCCAGAGTCCCTGTGCCCATGACATCCTCATGGACATTGGGCTGCTCCAGGCTAAGTATTGGCTGATTATGAGCATACTGTCCATTTTCCAAGTCCTCCTCCTTTACTGAAACTGGATCTCCAATAGCTTCTGTCACTGTGCCATGGTGGGGTGGATTCAAAACAGATGCTCCAAACTCTGtgccatctccctcctccatcatgaCTTGTGACCCTTCAATCATCACTTGGGAACTGACAACCTGAGGGGCTTCCATCACCACTTGTGTCCCATCCATCACCACATCTTCTGACCCCTCCATCATCATTCCGTTGTTCTCCATTACCACCTGTCCACCGAGCAACACAGGTGATGACATTGTTGTCTCCACACTGCAGCTGATATCTCCAGATACTGGGGTAGAGGTTCCCTCAACCTGTGAAATTTAGGTTTATAATTAGAAATATTATCGATATCTAATTACCAACAATTACAGCacttgttctaaggaacctttgaATTGAATTGGTGAATACCTTAATCACTTGGATCTGGGTGATTTGACcaccaaataataaaaaaaatttggtGGAGGATCAGGAGATGTGAATatgtcattataaaaaaaaattggctgaGGGCCAGAGGACCAGGGGTGTGAATATGCCATCATATAAAAGTTTGGCTGAGGGCCGGGGTACC comes from the Penaeus vannamei isolate JL-2024 chromosome 8, ASM4276789v1, whole genome shotgun sequence genome and includes:
- the LOC113813579 gene encoding uncharacterized protein (The sequence of the model RefSeq protein was modified relative to this genomic sequence to represent the inferred CDS: added 410 bases not found in genome assembly): MDPSHGSSEVEGTSTPVSGDISCSVETTMSSPVLLGGQVVMENNGMMMEGSEDVVMDGTQVVMEAPQVVSSQVMIEGSQVMMEEGDGTEFGASVLNPPHHGTVTEAIGDPVSVKEEDLENGQYAHNQPILSLEQPNVHEDVMGTGTLEDNQEGEILLRNLVNETFHSSASATHPHDNIIVTTSTITTDPMHTIQQPLQQANMITGSDTTSMTDISNSIPPATTPTKIVIQTNQGSPVKSNAGHFLIQVGGNPVAVSQPQVVTVGNKKHIIIRAGANQMAQQVIPSQEEVEAAAQSGVFRVIIPEGTTKYTKGLTVPVGQNEPVRKHVQINLSDGTLKKQSRYMTHTSQTQGNYEEDFASGSDAKRFYECPTCNSKFMRPLYLRKHMRSCKKEEVKVEKAPLYMCSFCKMTFKTKPQISQHFLKCFHSPYGKKGSAVKRKNDEKEAEPTPAKRGKVETVDLDPSLEQAVQFRCQDCDRTFNKERQYSSHIKKCTKVSVHDLSGARQEIGGAEEEEGEGKE